A region of Phalacrocorax carbo chromosome 9, bPhaCar2.1, whole genome shotgun sequence DNA encodes the following proteins:
- the LOC135314951 gene encoding inositol 1,4,5-trisphosphate receptor-interacting protein-like 1, translating into MAATEFLIRVLLGTIWYPQKVGDELDEATRERMQQRAQLLSLEMSRLLQELEQSRQEPNSQEPSSVAWGALLFAALQQWQFRAITGVLVLLFGLWWWLSRRSREQDGSSDEESSSSDREQVEEAQEEEEGNDDADDLGRFFEEHIQWPVQDLATECQLVKDLMDNLVLVFQMLLSNSLMPVLQAAIGVGSAFEGWSPREKDITYRLLVPLKPPRGHAFHLELCTDEEMPVRCFCIRVELVCTCMTEQLAGEMLCLLHHPEEELRRNQDPSLLDTLCTGSYLDVQKTARWLHLLVKGAWVVLPQSSSCHLMMLPPSRSCKFQVTKDYSKKHTIEMMFGVQQGDSDIFLSSQSTEAIFTPSTIWSESYAVAEMKFFRHIARQVPRDSFHLRCLQLCARAMVGTGFSTYTLKTAVMHLLTTIPLSGWRRRDFLLRLQDIMRYLRCCLEEKCLDHFFFGNENMPQEIVLPPALQAAEPPNLFQHLAQDPAAHAEALHDFYELRDRLTRLLIYGN; encoded by the coding sequence ATGGCTGCCACAGAATTCCTCATCCGGGTTCTGCTAGGGACCATTTGGTACCCGCAGAAGGTCGGTGATGAGCTGGATGAGGCCACGCGCGAGCGCATGCAGCAACGTGCGCAGCTGCTGAGCTTGGAGATGtctcggctgctgcaggagctggagcagagccgCCAGGAGCCAAACAGCCAGGAGCCGAGCAGCGTGGCCTGGGGAGccctgctctttgctgccttgcagcagtggcagttcCGGGCCATTACTGgagtcctggtcctgctctttGGGCTCTGGTGGTGGCTCAGCAGAAGGAGCCGTGAGCAGGATGGCAGCAGTGACGAGGAGAGCTCCAGCAGTGACAGGGAGCAGGTGGAGGAGgcacaggaggaagaagaaggaaatgaTGATGCCGATGACCTAGGAAGGTTTTTTGAGGAGCACATACAGTGGCCAGTCCAGGACCTGGCCACAGAGTGCCAGCTGGTGAAGGACTTGATGGACAACCTCGTCCTTGTCTTCCAAATGCTCTTGTCAAATAGTTTGATGCCGGTGTTGCAAGCAGCCATTGGGGTTGGCAGCGCCTTTGAAGGTTGGAGTCCCCGTGAGAAAGACATCACCTATCGCCTGCTCGTGCCCCTGAAGCCCCCCCGTGGGCATGCCTTCCACCTGGAACTCTGCACTGACGAGGAGATGCCAGTGAGGTGCTTCTGCATCCGCGTGGAGCTTGTGTGCACGTGCATGACAGAGCAGCTGGCAGGAGAGATGCTGTGTCTACTCCACCACCCcgaggaggagctgaggaggaATCAGGACCCCAGCCTCCTAGACACCCTCTGTACAGGCTCCTACCTAGATGTGCAGAAAACTGCTCGCTGGTTGCATCTGTTGGTGAAAGGTGCCTGGGTGGTTTTGCCTCAGTCGTCCAGTTGTCATCTAATGATGCTGCCACCCAGTCGCTCCTGCAAATTCCAGGTGACAAAAGATTACAGCAAAAAACACACCATTGAGATGATGTTTGGGGTGCAGCAAGGCGACTCGGACATCTTCCTGAGCAGCCAGAGTACAGAGGCCATCTTCACCCCAAGCACAATTTGGTCAGAGAGCTACGCTGTGGCTGAGATGAAGTTCTTCAGGCACATAGCCCGGCAGGTCCCGCGTGACAGCTTCCACCTCAGatgcctgcagctctgtgctcGCGCCATGGTGGGCACAGGCTTTTCCACCTATACCTTGAAGACAGCTGTGATGCACCTCCTGACCACCATACCCCTGTCAGGCTGGCGCAGGAGGGATTTCCTGCTGCGGCTGCAGGATATCATGCGATACCTgcgctgctgcctggaggagaaatGCCTTGACCACTTCTTCTTTGGCAATGAGAACATGCCCCAGGAGATTGTCTTGCCCCCAGCTTTACAAGCAGCCGAGCCACCCAACCTCTTCCAGCACCTGGCACAGGATCCAGCCGCCCATGCTGAGGCACTGCATGACTTCTATGAGCTGCGTGATCGGCTCACGAGACTGCTGATCTATGGAAACTGA